A genome region from Deinococcus planocerae includes the following:
- a CDS encoding ParA family protein: MKVITFFNHAGGVGKTSSVRDIGFTLAQLGHRVLLIDADPQANLTDWLGVRRIDRDGVSRDVELGDTLYPAVLGDDDAEYALPEPVRAHGLDLIPGHLDVATIEPVLPGQLMGVLRLKEALRPLTGRYDFVLIDPPPSLGQLSALAVIAARYVVVPVPASGKGLKGLQTVVQMLARFRKANPELTLAMILVTQYNDTTNHSRESLAQLRAGFGHLAPISAPLAYRPALYPDSQLHGEPLPAYSHRSPAVGEIMLATEQLLAALGVSAHA, translated from the coding sequence ATGAAGGTCATCACGTTTTTCAACCATGCGGGCGGCGTGGGCAAGACCAGCAGCGTGCGAGACATCGGGTTCACGCTGGCTCAGCTCGGCCACCGCGTGCTCCTGATCGACGCGGACCCGCAGGCCAATCTCACCGACTGGCTGGGTGTGCGCAGGATCGACCGGGATGGCGTCTCCCGTGACGTCGAACTTGGCGACACGCTGTACCCGGCAGTACTCGGGGACGACGACGCGGAATACGCGTTGCCTGAACCTGTGCGTGCGCACGGTCTCGACCTGATCCCCGGCCACCTGGACGTCGCTACCATCGAGCCGGTCCTGCCGGGACAATTGATGGGAGTGCTGCGCCTGAAGGAGGCCCTGCGACCCCTGACGGGGCGGTACGACTTTGTCCTGATCGATCCACCCCCGAGCCTGGGTCAGCTTAGCGCGCTCGCGGTGATCGCCGCCCGCTATGTGGTGGTGCCGGTGCCCGCGAGCGGCAAGGGGCTCAAGGGCCTACAGACGGTGGTCCAGATGCTGGCGCGCTTCCGCAAGGCCAACCCGGAGTTGACCCTTGCCATGATCCTGGTGACGCAGTACAACGACACGACCAACCACAGCCGGGAGAGCCTGGCTCAACTGCGGGCGGGCTTCGGCCACCTCGCGCCCATTAGCGCGCCCCTGGCGTATCGTCCCGCCCTGTACCCGGACTCCCAACTGCACGGCGAGCCGCTGCCCGCCTACTCCCACCGCAGCCCGGCTGTGGGGGAAATTATGTTGGCGACTGAACAACTCCTCGCGGCCCTGGGGGTGAGCGCCCATGCCTAA
- a CDS encoding ParB/RepB/Spo0J family partition protein, translated as MPKTARRSRADAFGSLLGAVEDRSPAVQPVALDRITLRSGQPRRFFGEASLASLAQSVREQGVLQPVLLREVEGEYELIAGERRVRAARLAGLTEIPATVRQVSDEEADLMAALENLQREDLNPLDEVEATLTIVSRQLGIAVGEVLPLLHAQRRAPQPEVVEQLDQVFARLGRSSWRSFASNKAGVLRFPAELLNLMRQGKLEYTRAAALARIKDRQLRETLIQRTLEENLGVREIAAAARPAPAHKDQLDRVRSLLDQRTMARLGEEQRKQVQHLLSELEKVFTGPQGKKARRS; from the coding sequence ATGCCTAAGACCGCCAGGAGGAGCCGGGCCGACGCCTTCGGCTCCCTGCTCGGCGCGGTGGAGGACCGGTCTCCCGCCGTGCAGCCGGTCGCCCTGGACCGGATCACCCTGCGCTCCGGCCAACCGCGACGCTTCTTTGGTGAGGCGTCGCTGGCCTCCCTGGCGCAGAGCGTGCGCGAACAGGGGGTCCTCCAACCGGTGCTGCTGCGTGAGGTGGAAGGGGAGTACGAGTTGATTGCGGGGGAACGGCGGGTCCGCGCCGCCCGGCTGGCGGGGTTGACCGAGATCCCTGCGACCGTGCGGCAGGTCTCGGACGAGGAAGCCGACCTGATGGCGGCGTTGGAGAACCTGCAGCGGGAAGACCTCAATCCGCTGGACGAGGTCGAAGCAACCCTCACCATCGTTTCACGGCAGCTCGGGATCGCGGTGGGTGAAGTCTTGCCCCTGCTGCACGCCCAGCGCCGGGCACCCCAGCCTGAGGTGGTGGAGCAGCTGGACCAGGTTTTCGCGCGGCTCGGTCGGAGTTCCTGGCGCTCGTTCGCCTCCAACAAGGCGGGCGTGCTCCGTTTCCCTGCGGAGTTGCTCAACCTGATGCGGCAGGGAAAACTGGAGTACACCCGGGCGGCGGCGCTTGCCCGTATCAAGGATCGGCAGCTTCGTGAAACCCTCATACAGCGGACCCTGGAGGAGAACCTCGGCGTCCGTGAAATTGCCGCTGCCGCGCGGCCAGCTCCTGCACACAAGGACCAGCTTGACCGCGTGCGGAGCCTGCTTGATCAGCGTACGATGGCTCGCCTTGGTGAGGAGCAACGCAAACAGGTGCAGCACCTGCTCTCCGAACTGGAGAAGGTATTCACTGGACCGCAGGGGAAGAAGGCAAGGCGCTCTTAA
- a CDS encoding transposase, with translation MQPKAWTPPGAELEVLKLFVQEREAIVKELVRAKSRRHSLKQRLEADMLVVQLTEARIAFLTGQIEALDREPWAWVNTVLHLGRRVELLQALPGFGFLVSPTVSVGTNGLSTMETSRQFAAYAGVSGSRHDPAIFVAWKEGFSPPVEAQVRSVRAKAWAPLRSRVVLALLTQP, from the coding sequence ATGCAGCCCAAAGCGTGGACACCACCCGGTGCTGAACTTGAAGTATTGAAACTCTTTGTTCAGGAACGGGAGGCCATCGTCAAGGAGCTGGTACGGGCCAAGAGCCGGCGGCACTCGCTGAAACAGCGTCTGGAAGCCGACATGCTGGTGGTGCAGCTCACGGAGGCACGGATCGCGTTCCTAACCGGGCAGATTGAGGCGCTGGACCGCGAACCGTGGGCATGGGTGAATACCGTGCTCCACCTTGGGCGCCGGGTCGAGCTGCTGCAAGCTCTGCCGGGCTTCGGTTTTCTGGTGTCCCCAACGGTGTCGGTGGGGACGAACGGGCTAAGCACGATGGAGACGAGCCGACAGTTCGCGGCGTATGCGGGCGTATCGGGGTCCCGACACGATCCAGCAATTTTTGTGGCGTGGAAAGAGGGCTTCTCTCCTCCGGTCGAAGCACAGGTTCGCTCGGTTCGGGCCAAAGCCTGGGCTCCACTTCGGTCACGTGTCGTCTTGGCCTTACTCACCCAGCCCTAA
- a CDS encoding endo alpha-1,4 polygalactosaminidase, which translates to MTKTRTGSPCPAHPQPPPRDFAVYYGQGRVRKLGTFQTVVLQAGHYSPAQVRRLRARGVRTLAYLSVGEDPTPAPTPWPRRRANATWNTWYVEVAHPAWRAHLLNQAGEYLRHHDGLLLDTLDGSFLFPEDRPGLLDAVRLLRETFPGAYLLANRGFDLLPELTSLVNGVLIESFSTTWEDGYRSLHPHELDYTSSLLTRLQGSGLDVYALDYARTAQQRRAARRRAEEFRIPTFISSRELCSL; encoded by the coding sequence ATGACCAAGACCCGCACCGGGAGCCCATGCCCCGCCCATCCCCAGCCCCCTCCCCGTGATTTCGCCGTGTACTACGGGCAGGGCCGTGTCCGGAAATTGGGGACCTTCCAGACGGTGGTCCTGCAAGCCGGTCACTACTCCCCGGCCCAGGTCCGTCGGTTGCGGGCGCGCGGGGTCCGGACGCTCGCGTACCTGAGTGTCGGGGAGGACCCGACGCCCGCGCCCACGCCCTGGCCGCGCCGCCGCGCGAACGCCACCTGGAACACCTGGTACGTGGAGGTCGCGCACCCGGCGTGGCGGGCCCACCTCCTCAACCAGGCCGGGGAGTACCTCCGCCATCACGACGGTCTGCTGCTGGACACCCTCGACGGCAGCTTCCTGTTCCCCGAGGACCGCCCTGGCCTGCTGGACGCCGTCCGCCTCCTGCGGGAGACCTTTCCCGGGGCCTACCTGCTCGCCAACCGGGGCTTCGACCTGCTGCCCGAGCTGACCTCCCTGGTCAACGGGGTCTTGATCGAGTCGTTCAGCACGACCTGGGAGGACGGCTACCGCTCCCTCCACCCCCACGAACTCGACTACACCTCCAGCCTGCTCACGCGCCTCCAGGGAAGCGGCCTGGACGTCTACGCGCTGGACTACGCCCGGACCGCCCAACAGCGGCGGGCGGCGCGGCGCCGGGCCGAGGAGTTCCGCATCCCCACTTTCATCAGCAGCCGTGAGCTTTGCTCCCTCTGA
- a CDS encoding NAD-dependent epimerase/dehydratase family protein, translating into MRLLILGAHGFLGRHVHAHLARQPGLSVRAGPRSRALDLSSVASGTWLDLLDQARPDAVVNCAGRTSGDLAELTRANVTLVEHLIEAVAACGRPIHVVHLGSAAEYGPHPGAVDEDAPPRPGSPYGVTKLAGTHALLAARGAFPVTVLRVGNPIGRGQSEGSLPGRAALEFQRAVQLGLPDVTFGDLSARRDFIDARDLARAVETVVRRPPADPVLNVGRGEAVPARPLIEELAHLAGFRGRIHENAAGSSRSGAVPSQHGDTRRLRRLGWAPAYSLQDALAALWQGTVRANTHRLPVT; encoded by the coding sequence GTGCGGCTGCTCATTCTCGGCGCCCACGGTTTCCTGGGCCGACACGTCCACGCCCACCTCGCCCGGCAGCCCGGCCTCAGCGTCCGGGCGGGGCCCCGCTCCCGGGCCCTCGACCTCTCCAGCGTCGCCAGCGGCACCTGGCTCGACCTGCTCGACCAGGCCCGGCCCGACGCGGTCGTCAACTGCGCGGGGCGCACGTCGGGCGACCTCGCCGAACTCACCCGCGCGAACGTCACGCTCGTCGAGCACCTGATCGAGGCGGTGGCCGCCTGCGGGCGCCCCATCCACGTCGTGCACCTGGGCTCGGCCGCCGAGTACGGCCCGCACCCCGGGGCCGTGGACGAGGACGCGCCCCCCCGGCCCGGCAGCCCGTACGGGGTCACCAAACTCGCGGGCACGCACGCGCTGCTCGCCGCGCGGGGGGCGTTTCCCGTCACCGTCTTGCGGGTGGGCAACCCCATCGGGCGGGGCCAGAGCGAGGGGTCGCTGCCGGGCCGCGCCGCCCTGGAGTTCCAGCGGGCCGTGCAGCTCGGGTTGCCGGACGTGACCTTCGGCGACCTGAGCGCCCGCCGTGACTTCATCGACGCCCGCGACCTCGCCCGCGCGGTGGAGACCGTGGTGCGCCGCCCACCCGCCGACCCGGTGCTCAACGTCGGGCGCGGCGAGGCGGTGCCCGCCCGGCCCCTGATCGAGGAGCTGGCTCACCTCGCCGGATTCCGGGGGCGCATCCACGAGAACGCCGCCGGGTCGAGCCGCTCGGGAGCGGTGCCCTCCCAGCACGGGGACACCCGCCGCCTGCGCCGCCTGGGCTGGGCCCCCGCCTACAGCCTCCAGGACGCCCTCGCGGCGCTCTGGCAGGGCACCGTCCGCGCGAACACCCACCGCCTGCCGGTGACCTGA
- a CDS encoding nucleotidyltransferase family protein: MHAVILAGGKGSRLRPYTTCVPKPLMPIGNRYAILEILLMQLRHQGCHSITLAVGHMAPLIRAFVGDGSRFDLAVRYVEETHPLGTVGPLLPIAQDLPENFLVMNGDVLTDLNFAALLEAHGRAGTPITVATYPRQLHSEFGVLDIHHDQIVGFREKPVFDFEVSMGVYAFTRAALAGYPAGEPLGMDRLICDLLRQGRWPGSFAFRGYWLDIGRPDDYDLANQQFDELQPRLLPQVALHVLKPAAHVAI, translated from the coding sequence ATGCACGCCGTGATTCTCGCCGGAGGAAAAGGCTCTCGCCTGCGCCCCTACACCACCTGTGTTCCCAAGCCGCTGATGCCCATCGGGAACCGTTACGCGATCCTGGAAATCCTGCTGATGCAACTGCGCCACCAGGGGTGCCACAGCATCACCCTGGCGGTCGGCCACATGGCCCCCCTGATCCGCGCGTTCGTGGGCGACGGCAGCCGCTTCGACCTGGCGGTCCGGTACGTCGAGGAGACGCACCCGCTGGGCACGGTGGGGCCGCTGCTGCCCATCGCGCAGGACCTTCCCGAGAACTTCCTGGTGATGAACGGGGACGTGCTGACCGACCTCAACTTCGCGGCGCTGCTGGAGGCGCACGGGCGGGCGGGGACCCCCATCACGGTCGCCACCTACCCGCGGCAACTCCACAGCGAGTTCGGCGTGCTCGACATCCACCACGACCAGATCGTCGGCTTCCGCGAGAAGCCCGTGTTCGACTTCGAGGTCAGCATGGGGGTGTACGCCTTTACCCGCGCCGCCCTGGCCGGATACCCGGCGGGCGAGCCGCTGGGCATGGACCGGTTGATCTGCGACCTGCTGCGCCAGGGGAGATGGCCGGGCAGCTTCGCCTTCCGGGGCTACTGGCTGGACATCGGGCGCCCCGACGACTACGACCTCGCCAACCAGCAGTTCGACGAGCTTCAGCCCCGGCTGCTTCCCCAGGTGGCGCTGCACGTCCTGAAGCCCGCCGCCCACGTGGCGATCTAG
- a CDS encoding GDP-mannose 4,6-dehydratase, which yields MTQLVAVTGAEGFIGSHLVEGLVRSGARVRAMVQYNSFNSWGWLETLPGDVLEGVEVCPGDVRDPGSVRGLMEGAHTVYHLAALIAIPYSYQAPRSYIETNVIGTLNLLETARHLGTPRLVHTSTSEVYGTARTVPIHESHPIHAQSPYAASKAAADQLVGSYVASFDLPVVTLRPFNTFGPRQSARAVISNIIAQLAAGESSVRLGDLTPTRDFTFVRDTAAAFMAVGEAGPQVLGKALNAGNGQEISVGDLLGLIADIMGVPARVEQEERRVRPAQSEVRRLVCDSGELRRLTGWGPRTTLRRGLEETVEWFTDPRNLARYKTNLYNV from the coding sequence ATGACCCAGCTCGTCGCCGTGACCGGCGCAGAAGGCTTTATCGGTTCCCACCTCGTGGAAGGACTCGTCCGGAGCGGCGCGCGGGTGCGCGCGATGGTGCAGTACAACTCCTTCAACTCGTGGGGCTGGCTGGAGACGCTGCCGGGCGACGTGCTGGAGGGGGTTGAGGTCTGCCCCGGCGACGTGCGCGACCCCGGCTCGGTGCGCGGCCTGATGGAGGGCGCGCACACCGTGTACCACCTCGCGGCCCTGATCGCCATCCCCTACTCGTACCAGGCGCCGCGCTCGTACATCGAGACGAACGTGATCGGGACGCTGAACCTGCTGGAGACGGCCCGGCACCTGGGCACGCCCCGATTGGTCCACACCTCCACCAGCGAGGTGTACGGCACGGCCCGCACGGTGCCCATCCACGAGAGCCACCCCATTCACGCCCAGTCGCCCTACGCGGCGTCGAAGGCGGCGGCGGACCAGCTCGTGGGGAGCTACGTGGCGAGCTTCGACCTCCCGGTGGTGACCCTGCGGCCCTTCAACACCTTCGGGCCCCGGCAGTCGGCGCGGGCGGTGATCTCCAACATCATCGCGCAGCTCGCGGCGGGAGAATCCAGCGTGCGGCTGGGGGACCTGACGCCCACGCGCGACTTCACCTTCGTGCGCGACACCGCCGCCGCGTTCATGGCGGTCGGCGAGGCCGGGCCGCAGGTGCTGGGCAAGGCGCTCAACGCGGGCAACGGCCAGGAGATCAGCGTGGGCGACCTGCTGGGGCTGATCGCGGACATCATGGGCGTCCCCGCGCGGGTGGAGCAAGAAGAGCGGCGTGTGCGGCCCGCGCAGTCCGAGGTGCGGCGCCTGGTGTGTGACAGCGGCGAGCTGCGGCGCCTGACCGGCTGGGGGCCGCGAACGACCCTGCGCCGGGGCCTGGAGGAGACGGTCGAGTGGTTCACCGACCCGCGCAACCTCGCCCGCTACAAGACCAACCTCTACAACGTGTGA
- the pelF gene encoding GT4 family glycosyltransferase PelF, protein MTGPAVMVTEGTYPLYLGGVSVWCEQLVSGLHDFDFHVLALSGAPDAVRCALSPNVRQVTVLPLWGEGGARSRGARFRRAAFEEPFARLVGALLSPDQDATRLFTRALGDLVTFAGRHDLNAALGDPRNADLLFFLWARGATLAPGGARPPTAIPAPTLRDALDAALWLAHLLRPLAPPPPEGRLTHAVSNGLAALPALASKHAYGTPFILTEHGVYLRERYLAPASRYLSPGTRAFLLRFYLHLTRAAYAAADIISPASNFNIRWQRHLGADPARIRPVYNGIEPDLFAFPTAGPETPTVAWVGRIDPIKDLETLIRAHALVRAQVPQARLRLFGPVPAGNEAYAARCRDLIGELGLGEHVTFEGRVPTVAQAYAAGHVVALSSISEGFPYSVIEAMATGRPMIATDVGGVREAIGPTGLVVPPRHPEAFAGAVVQLLSDAPRRARLGEEARERVLTMFTVQHCVQAYRQMYTELAHTAPRPPAKEVTHVREHAAPGRRVAAPPSPSGAGT, encoded by the coding sequence ATGACCGGGCCAGCCGTGATGGTCACCGAGGGGACCTACCCGCTTTATCTCGGGGGGGTCAGCGTCTGGTGCGAGCAACTGGTCTCGGGCCTGCACGACTTCGACTTCCACGTGCTCGCCCTGAGCGGGGCGCCCGACGCCGTGCGCTGCGCCCTGTCCCCCAACGTCCGGCAGGTCACGGTGCTGCCCCTGTGGGGGGAGGGCGGCGCGCGCTCCCGGGGCGCCCGCTTCCGGCGCGCGGCCTTCGAGGAACCCTTCGCCCGCCTCGTCGGGGCGCTGCTCAGCCCGGACCAGGACGCGACCCGGCTCTTCACCCGGGCGCTGGGAGACCTCGTGACCTTCGCCGGGCGGCACGACCTGAACGCCGCGCTCGGCGACCCGCGCAACGCCGACCTGCTGTTTTTCCTGTGGGCGCGCGGGGCCACCCTCGCGCCGGGCGGCGCCCGGCCCCCGACCGCCATTCCCGCCCCCACCCTGCGCGACGCACTCGACGCGGCCCTCTGGCTGGCCCACCTGCTGCGCCCGCTCGCGCCGCCTCCCCCCGAGGGCAGACTCACCCACGCCGTGTCCAACGGGCTGGCCGCGCTGCCCGCCCTGGCGAGCAAGCACGCCTACGGCACGCCCTTCATCCTGACCGAGCACGGGGTCTACCTGCGCGAGCGCTACCTCGCCCCCGCCTCCAGGTACCTGTCTCCCGGCACCCGCGCCTTCTTGCTGCGCTTTTACCTGCACCTCACCCGGGCCGCCTACGCGGCCGCCGACATCATCTCGCCCGCCTCGAACTTCAACATCCGCTGGCAGCGCCACCTGGGGGCCGACCCCGCCCGAATCCGCCCGGTGTACAACGGGATCGAACCCGACCTCTTCGCGTTTCCCACGGCGGGTCCCGAGACCCCCACCGTCGCCTGGGTCGGGCGGATCGACCCCATCAAGGACCTCGAAACCCTGATTCGCGCGCACGCCCTGGTGCGGGCCCAGGTGCCGCAGGCGCGGCTGCGGCTCTTCGGCCCGGTGCCCGCCGGGAACGAGGCGTACGCCGCTCGGTGCCGCGACCTCATCGGGGAACTCGGGCTCGGCGAGCACGTCACCTTCGAGGGCCGCGTGCCCACCGTCGCGCAGGCGTACGCGGCGGGGCACGTGGTCGCCCTCTCCAGCATCTCGGAGGGCTTTCCGTACTCGGTGATCGAGGCGATGGCGACCGGGCGGCCCATGATCGCCACCGACGTGGGCGGGGTGCGGGAGGCCATCGGGCCGACCGGGCTGGTCGTGCCGCCGCGCCACCCGGAGGCCTTCGCGGGGGCCGTCGTGCAGCTCCTGAGCGACGCGCCCCGGCGCGCGCGGCTGGGCGAGGAGGCCCGCGAGCGCGTGCTCACGATGTTCACCGTCCAGCACTGCGTCCAGGCGTACCGGCAGATGTACACCGAACTCGCCCACACCGCCCCCCGACCCCCGGCCAAGGAGGTGACGCATGTCCGCGAACACGCTGCCCCGGGCCGCCGGGTCGCCGCTCCCCCCTCCCCTTCTGGCGCTGGGACGTGA
- a CDS encoding winged helix-turn-helix domain-containing protein → MQDVLLIGTASPPLVSVGHILRDLGCRPRHVAGPEGVRGERAEAALAVLVVGEVAVPELAAILQALHPLPSVVVGPLLPERHVRLLHRLGARAYLPFGTPPHQKRAVLAAQLPHARGETLTVGPLRLNVASGAAHLHGQPVALTPTEFRLLRVLMERPGEYLSRAELEALAECGQAPTHLHHLRHKLLPLCPTPLLRSRQGAGYCIDARSATRQSATTFTSFRSHLQFLA, encoded by the coding sequence GTGCAAGACGTTTTGCTGATCGGCACGGCCTCCCCGCCCCTGGTCTCGGTGGGGCACATCCTCAGGGACCTCGGGTGTCGCCCCCGGCACGTCGCGGGTCCCGAGGGGGTCCGGGGGGAGCGGGCCGAGGCCGCGCTCGCCGTTCTGGTCGTCGGGGAGGTGGCGGTTCCGGAACTCGCGGCGATCTTGCAGGCCCTGCACCCGCTGCCCAGCGTGGTCGTGGGGCCGCTGCTGCCCGAGCGGCACGTCCGGTTGCTGCACAGGCTGGGGGCGCGGGCCTACCTCCCCTTCGGGACGCCACCCCACCAGAAGCGCGCCGTGCTGGCGGCGCAGTTGCCCCACGCCCGGGGTGAGACCCTGACCGTGGGCCCGCTGCGGCTGAACGTCGCGAGCGGCGCGGCGCACCTGCATGGGCAGCCCGTTGCCCTCACGCCGACGGAGTTCAGGCTGCTGCGCGTTCTGATGGAGCGCCCCGGCGAGTACCTCAGCCGCGCCGAGCTGGAGGCGCTGGCGGAGTGCGGCCAGGCCCCCACCCACCTGCACCACCTGCGGCACAAGCTGCTGCCCCTGTGCCCGACCCCGCTGCTGCGGTCGCGGCAGGGCGCCGGGTACTGCATCGACGCCCGCTCGGCCACCCGCCAGAGCGCGACCACGTTCACCTCCTTTCGCAGCCACCTGCAATTCCTGGCCTGA
- a CDS encoding MJ1477/TM1410 family putative glycoside hydrolase encodes MTRTGVLVSLAALAALTLCAGCDTGSASVRASGPELHLRDVQSWAYQLQNYPRRLEEVAASRFQLVVVDFSATGADTDRWTPREVALARRDKLLFAYLSIGEAEDYRSYWRPGWGPGRPGWISAPDPGWPGNYVVEYWQPEWQALILAYLETVITQGFDGAYLDLVDAYQYFPERAGARREMIDWVCRLTAQARSRRADFRIITQNASELIWEEGGRLARCIDATAQEETFYAATDRRTSETYRSHQLGDYAEYRRRGLPVLTVDYADDSQNVRDAYATARAHGLIPYVADLELDRLRLNPGDPQSPPWP; translated from the coding sequence ATGACCCGCACGGGCGTTCTCGTCTCCCTCGCGGCCCTGGCCGCCCTGACGCTCTGCGCGGGGTGTGACACGGGGAGCGCGTCCGTCCGGGCCTCGGGGCCGGAGCTGCACCTGCGCGACGTGCAAAGCTGGGCCTACCAGTTGCAGAACTACCCCCGCCGCCTGGAGGAGGTCGCGGCCTCCCGCTTTCAACTGGTGGTCGTGGACTTCTCGGCCACAGGGGCGGACACGGACCGCTGGACCCCCCGGGAGGTGGCCCTCGCCCGGCGGGACAAGCTTCTGTTCGCCTACCTCAGCATCGGGGAGGCGGAGGACTACCGCTCCTACTGGCGACCGGGCTGGGGGCCGGGCCGCCCCGGGTGGATCAGCGCCCCCGATCCAGGCTGGCCCGGGAACTACGTCGTCGAGTACTGGCAGCCCGAGTGGCAGGCCCTCATCCTGGCGTACCTGGAGACGGTCATCACCCAGGGCTTCGACGGGGCTTATCTCGACCTCGTGGACGCCTACCAGTACTTCCCGGAGCGGGCGGGCGCCCGGCGCGAGATGATCGACTGGGTCTGCCGTCTCACGGCCCAGGCCCGTTCCCGCCGGGCCGACTTCCGGATCATCACCCAGAACGCCTCCGAGCTGATCTGGGAGGAGGGCGGACGGCTCGCCCGCTGCATCGACGCCACCGCCCAGGAGGAAACCTTTTACGCCGCCACCGACCGCCGGACTTCCGAGACGTACCGGAGCCACCAGCTCGGCGACTACGCCGAGTACCGCCGCCGGGGCCTCCCGGTGCTGACCGTCGACTACGCCGACGACTCGCAGAACGTCCGCGACGCCTACGCCACCGCCCGCGCCCACGGCCTGATCCCCTACGTCGCCGACCTCGAACTCGACCGGCTGCGGCTCAACCCCGGCGACCCCCAGTCACCCCCCTGGCCGTAA
- a CDS encoding AfsR/SARP family transcriptional regulator produces the protein MSLRITSLGTGTVKRSGLEVNWPSTASRHLFFLLLSHPQGYSRSEIIQRLSLHADADGGRNHFKVTLYRLRRALGDPAAVVEQDHRYRLAERYHERSDLHLYREALRAGKRAETREERLRHYAYALSLYAGDFLPENPAEWAEEVRTSLYTAHVRTLLEVAFLHCDGLECHAAVRHLAGALNLDPLLGENYQQDLITCLCLTQDEHSAVTHYRRYLRFIQHEIGDSPMPGTVDLVERIKQGQPYPARHIGSSLPCPRRALAGAILMRKVRPPNLDLPALAADLARSHRLLGLVRRLSSSRSWKGLAGGGRGFLVEEVGAGYAGVLPYPLPETWPTSAAHPALPPDVQAAAHAALTRALGQPAGETGPAPEPGPPLALETVVDGTGAPIAAVYAARPAGSGDFGVTDRETVGRVASALGHVLAQPRWHSLSR, from the coding sequence ATGTCGCTTCGCATCACCAGCCTGGGAACGGGGACGGTCAAACGTTCCGGCCTGGAGGTGAACTGGCCCTCGACCGCCTCCCGGCACCTGTTTTTTCTGCTGCTCAGCCACCCCCAGGGCTACAGCCGGTCGGAGATCATTCAGCGGCTGTCTCTGCACGCCGACGCCGACGGGGGACGCAACCACTTCAAGGTGACGCTCTACCGTCTGCGGCGGGCGCTGGGTGACCCGGCGGCGGTCGTGGAGCAAGACCACCGCTACCGCCTGGCCGAGCGGTATCACGAGCGCTCGGACCTGCACCTATACCGGGAGGCCCTGCGCGCGGGCAAGCGGGCCGAGACACGCGAGGAACGCCTGCGCCACTACGCCTACGCGCTGAGCCTCTACGCGGGCGACTTTCTGCCCGAGAACCCGGCGGAGTGGGCCGAGGAGGTCCGGACGTCGCTGTACACGGCCCACGTCCGCACGCTCCTCGAGGTGGCCTTTTTGCACTGCGACGGCCTGGAGTGCCATGCGGCGGTCCGCCACCTCGCGGGCGCCCTGAACCTGGACCCCCTGCTGGGCGAGAATTACCAGCAGGACCTGATCACGTGCCTGTGCCTGACCCAGGACGAGCACAGCGCGGTCACCCACTACCGGCGCTACCTGAGGTTCATCCAGCACGAGATCGGGGACAGCCCCATGCCCGGAACGGTGGACCTCGTCGAGCGCATCAAGCAGGGGCAGCCCTACCCGGCCCGGCACATCGGCTCCTCGTTGCCCTGCCCCCGGCGCGCCCTGGCCGGAGCCATCCTCATGCGCAAGGTCCGGCCGCCCAACCTCGACCTCCCGGCGCTCGCCGCGGACCTCGCCCGGAGCCACCGTCTGCTCGGCCTGGTGAGGCGCCTGAGTTCCAGCCGAAGCTGGAAGGGGCTGGCGGGGGGGGGGCGGGGCTTCCTGGTCGAGGAGGTCGGGGCGGGCTACGCCGGGGTGCTGCCGTACCCCCTCCCGGAGACGTGGCCGACGTCCGCCGCCCACCCCGCCCTGCCCCCGGACGTGCAGGCGGCTGCCCACGCGGCGCTGACGCGGGCCCTCGGGCAACCGGCGGGCGAGACGGGGCCCGCTCCCGAGCCCGGACCCCCCCTGGCCCTGGAGACGGTGGTGGACGGGACGGGCGCGCCCATCGCCGCCGTGTACGCCGCCCGCCCCGCGGGAAGTGGCGACTTCGGCGTCACCGACCGGGAGACGGTGGGCCGGGTGGCCTCGGCCCTGGGTCACGTGCTGGCGCAGCCGCGCTGGCACTCCCTTTCCCGGTGA
- a CDS encoding universal stress protein has translation MSTHGRTGLAHLCLGSVAEAVLHRVKVPVLLVRAPARATGNRQPRRQEARS, from the coding sequence ATGAGCACCCACGGACGCACGGGGCTCGCTCACCTCTGCCTGGGAAGCGTCGCGGAGGCGGTGCTGCACCGGGTCAAGGTCCCGGTGCTCCTCGTCCGCGCCCCGGCCCGGGCCACGGGGAACAGGCAGCCTCGGCGTCAGGAAGCCCGGTCCTGA